The DNA region CGAACTGGGCTTCCGGCGGACCCCGCCGTAGCGTGGCGAGCCTCGTGACGTGCTTCGTGGGAGGGGGTCCGGGTGGACCGGGACATCCGTACGGTCGAGGACGTACTGGAGCTGCTGGACGGACTGTTCCCGGCGCCGGCCGACCGGTGGACGGCCGGCGCGGCCGACTGGTGGGACGGGTTCTACGCCGACCGCGCCCGGCCCGTGCCGTTCTTCGCCGACCGGCCGGACGAGAACCTGGTGTCGTATCTCGACCGCGGCCTGATCGCCCCGGCGCGGGCGCTGGACCTGGGCTGCGGGCCCGGCCGCAACGCCCTGTACCTGGCCGCGCGCGGCGTGCGGGTGGACGCGGTCGACCTCTCGCCGAAGGCCGTCGCGTGGGCGCGGGCCCGCGCCCGCGAGGCCGGCGCCGACGTGCGCTTCCACTGCGGCGACGCCTTCGCGGCCGACGCGCCCGTACCCGAGGGACCGTACGACCTGGTCTACGACTCGGGCTGCTTCCACCACCTGCCGCCGCACCGGCGGATCAGCTACCTCGCGCTCCTGGACCGGGTGCTGGCCCCCGGGGGTCATGTCGCGCTCGCCTGCTTCGCCGCCGGCGCCATGGGCTGCGAACTGCCCGACGCGGACCTCTACCGCCGGGCCACCCTGGACGGCGGCCTCGCCTACACCCCGCAGTCCCTGCGGCGGATCTTCGCCGACCTCACCGAGGTCGAGCTGCGGCGCATGCGCGACGAGCCGCCGGGCTCGCCGCACTTCGGCGAACCGTTCCTGTGGACGGCCCTCTTCCGCCGCCCGCCCGCCTGACCCGCCCGCGCCGGCCCACCCCCGCCGACCGGTCCCGGGCCCCTACGCCCGAGCCCGCGTCACCTGGCCGGGGCGTCGTCCGCCCGCGCCGCGAGCCGTACGGTCACCGTGGTGCCCACGCCCACCGCGGAGCTGACCGCGACACTGCCGCCGTGGGCGTGCACGATGGCCTCCACGATGGCCAGGCCCAGGCCCGAACCGCCGTAGGCGCGGCTGCGGCTGGCCTCGGCGCGCCAGAAGCGCTCGAAGACCCGCGGCAGGTCCTGCGGCGCGATGCCGGGGCCGTCGTCGGACACCTCGGCGCTGACCTCCCCGGCCGAGGCGGCCACGGTGACGTGCACGGAGGTCCCGGCCGGGGTGTGCTGCACCGCGTTGCCGACCAGGTTGCGCAGCACCTGCTGGAGGCGGGCGGCGTCGCCGGTCACCGGCGCGGGACCGGCCGCGGCCAGCGTGATGTCCCGCTCGGGGTGGATCACCTGCGCGTCCTCGACCACGCTGGCGGCCAGCGCGGTCAGGTCCAGCGGATCGCGCCCGATCGGACGGCCCGCGTCGAGGCGGGCCAGCAGCGACAGGTCCTCGACCAGCAGCCGCATCCTGCCGACCTCGTCCTCGATGTGGCCGAGCGCGGTGTCCAGGTGCGGACCGGTCAGCCCGCCCTGGCGGTGCAGGTCGAGCCAGCCGGAGATGGTGGACAGCGGGGTGCGCAGCTCGTGCGAGGTGTCGGCGGCCAGCGACCGCACGGTGGCCTCGGCGCGGGCCTGCGCGTCGAAGGCGCGGTTGACCGCCTCGGCGAGCTGGTCGGTCTCGCTGCGGTTGCCGCGCACCGGCAGCCGCTCGGACAGATGGCCCTGCGCGATGGCGTCGGCGGTGTCGGCCATCTTCGCCAGCGGCCGCATGCCCAGCCGCAGCACCAGCACGGCCAGCGCCAGCAGCAGCACGAGGGCCGCCGCGACGATGGACAGCTGGCGGACCACCAGCCGGTGGACGGTCGCGTCGTCCACCGACGTGTCGACGGTGAGGATCAGCGCGGCCGGCCGCACGGTGGGCTCGCCGTCGCGCCGCAGCGCCAGGCCCGGACTCGGGATGCGCACCGCGTCCAGGTCGTCCAGTCCCTCGCCGTTCTCGTAGTGCACGACGCGGCCGGCCGGCACCGCCGCGGTCACCCGCACCAGCCCCCGCGGGGCCAGGTCGGCCGAGCCGGTGGACAGCAGGACCCGGTCCCGCCCGTCCACCGCGATGCTGCCCAGCGGCGGCCCGAGCAGCGCCGACACCTGGTCGCCGTCGGCGGTCTGCGGGCCGCGGGCGAGCACGGCGCGGACCCGGGCCGCGCTGTCGCGCAGCGTCTGGGTGGAGCGCGAGTCCAGGAAGTCGTCGAGCAGCAGCGCGCTCGCCACCGCGCCGGCCGTCAGCCCGGCCACCAGCAGTATCGCGAGCCCGGCCAGGATGCGCAGCCGGACGCTGGAGCGGGTCCATTGGAGCCGGCCGCGCAGGCCCGCGACGATCACCGGGCGGCCTGCTGCCGCAGGGTGTAGCCGACGCCGCGCACGGTGTGCAGCAGCGGGGTGCGGCCCTGGTCGATCTTGCGGCGCAGGTTGGACACGAAGCGCTCGACCACGACCGAGTCGCCGCCGAAGTCGTACTGCCACACCGCCTCCAGGATCTGCGAGCGGGACAGCACCTGGCCCTGGTGGGACATCAGGTAGTGCAGCAGCCGGTACTCGGTGGGGGACAGGTCCACCGGCTCGCCGCCGCGCCGCACCTCGTGCCGCGGGTCGTCGATCTCCAGGTCGGCGCAGCGCAGCACCGGGTCGGGCTCGACGGCCGGGCCGCCCTTGGCGCGGCGCAGCAGCGCCTGGAGCCGGGCGCCGACCTCGACCACGCTGAACGGCTTGGTGACGTAGTCGTCGCCGCCCAGCCGCAGCCCGCGGACCCGGTCCTCGACCGCGTCGCGCGCGGTCAGGAAGAGCACAGGGACGGTGACGCCGCGGTCCCGCAGGAGCTGGAGGATCTCGAAGCCGTCCGGGCCGGGGAGCATCACGTCCAGCACGATCACGTCGGGCGGCCGGCGGTCGACCAGGGCCAGCGCCCCGGTCAGATCGCCGACCGCGTCGACGGCGAACCCCGCGAAGCCGAGCGCGGAGACCAGCAGCTGCCGGATACCGGGGTCGTCGTCGACGACCAGCACACGGTCCTGGCCGGGGCCGGTCCCGGCGCCGGCCGCGGCACCCCGGGCGGCGTGCGGGCCGGGGCCCCGGCCGGGGCCGCCGGCGGACGGGAGGTCGTCGACGTTCATGTGCGCTCCTCGGGCCGGGCCGGCGGGGTCCGCGCCCCGGTATCGGCAGGGTGGATCATCGTGCCACGGACTCCCGCTCCTGGCCGCCGCCGGCCACCGCGGTCCCCGCGCCGGGCCCGTGCCCCGCCTCGAAGCCGTCGCCCTCGACGTCCAGCCGGGGCAGGACGCGGGCCAGCCGGCGCGGAGCCACCAGGCGCGGTCGCCGAGCAGCGCCAGCACCGCGGGCACCAGCGTCATCCGCACCACGAACGCGTCGACCAGGACGCCGAAGGCCAGCGCGAAGGCGATCGGCATGATGTCCGGGTCCTTGCCGAACAGGAAGCTGACGAACACCGCGATCATGATCAGCGCCGCCGAGGTCACCACCCGGGAGGCGTTGCGCGCCCCGCCCAGGATCGCCCGGCGGGTGTCCCGGTGCCGGCCGTACTCCTCGCGCATCGCCGAGACCAGGAACACCTCGTAGTCCATGGCGAGCCCGAAGAGCACCGCCATGACGATGATGGGCGCGAAGCTCGCGACCGGTCCGGTGCTCGGCACGCCCAGCGGGCCCGACAGCCAGCCCCACTGGAAGACCGCGACGGTCGCGCCGAACGCCGCGCCGACCGACAGCAGGAACCCGGCGGTGGCCTTGACCGGGATCGCCAGCGACCGGAAGGCGACCATCAGCAGCAGCAGCGACAGGCCCACGACCACCACGGCGAACGGCAGCAGCGCGCCGTTGAGCTTGGCGGCCACGTCGATGCTCACCGCGGTCTGCCCGGTCACCGCGACCCGGCCGCCGTCCTGCCGGGCCACCGGCGCGGTGGCCGCGCCCAGCCGGGACACCAGGTCGCCGGTGGCCTGTGTGCGCGGCCCCGTGGTTGGGACGACCTGGATACGGGCGGCGACGCCGTCCTTCGCGGTGTCGACCGGGCTGACGTCGGCGATGCCGGGCAGGTGCGCGATCCGCTGCTCCACGGCGGCGGCGGTGCGGGCGGTGGACGCGGCGTCGGCGCCCTCGACCAGCACGATCAGCGGGCCGTTGGCGCCGGGCCCGAAGGCCCGGGAGACGGCGTCGTACGCCTGGCGGGTGGCGGTGGACCTCCCGTTGGAGCCGTCGTCGTTCAGGGCGGTCTTCAACTGCAGCGCGGGCGCGGCCACCAGCAACAGCCCGGCGGTGACGACGACCAGATTGCGCAGCGGGTGGCGCAGCACGCCGCCGACCCAGCGGGTGCCCAGGGTCGTCCGGTCCCGGTGGCCGGCCCGGGCGGCCCGCGAGCCGGGCCGGGGGACCAGCCGGCGGCCGAGCAGAGCCATCAGCGCGGGCAGCAGCGTGAGCGCGGTGACCACCGCCATCGCGACCGCGCCCGCCGAGGCCAGCCCCATCGAGGTGAGCATCGGCACGCCGGCCACCGACAGCCCGGCCAGCGCGATCAGCACGGTCGCGCCCGCGAAGACCACCGCGCTGCCCGCGGTCGCGGTGGCGCGGGCCACCGACTCCGCGACCGGCATGCCCGTGGCCAGCTGCGCCCGGTGCCGGGAGACGATGAACAGCGCGTAGTCGATGCCGACCGCGAGGCCGAGCATGATCGCCAGCGTCGGCGCGTTGTCGGAGATCCCGACCACCGAGGCCAGTCCCATCAGCGCCGTCATGCTGCCGACCACGCCGAGGACGGCGGTCAGCAGCGGCATCCCGGCCGCGGTCATCGACCCGAAGGTGATGAAGAGGATCGCCAGGGCGACCAGCACGCCGATCAGTTCGGTCGGTCCGACGGGTGCGGTGGAGGGTCCGTACGCGTCCCCGCCGTAGAGCGCGGTGAGCCCGGCGTGCCGCGCGGGCGCGCCGGTGGCCTTCAGCCCGTCGAGCGTCGCGGCGGGCACGTCGCCGTCCTTGGGCGTGCTGAAGTCCACCTGGGCGACCGCGGTGCGCCCGTCCGGGGAGACCGCGCCGTCCGCGGCGGGGTCGCCGACGGACACCACGCCGGGGACCTTCGCCGCGGCGGCCAGGCTGGTGTGCAGCGGCCCGTCGTAGGCGGGCTCGCTCAGCCGGTGGCCGGGCGGCGCCTGGAAGACGACCTGCGCCGACTCCCGGTCCGGGTCCGGCCAGTGCCGGTCCATCCGGGTCAGCGCGGTCTGCGCCGGGGAGCCGGGGATCGAGCTGCTGTTCTGGAAGGAGCCGGAGAACAGCAGTCCCAGGCCGACGACGGCCGCGAGGGCGACCGCCCATCCGATCACCATGGTGCGCCGGCGCCTGGCGCCGAAGGCGCCCAGCCGGTACAGGAGCGTGGCCATGAACCGTCCCTCGTGGGTCGCGGTGGAAGTGACACCGGCGATCCTGCGCGGCGGTCTTGAGGCCCGGCCTCCGCGGGAGTTGACGGTTCCTTGACGGTCGGGGGAGCGGTCCCGCGGCGCCCGACGGGCGGCTACCCGCGGACGGGGTCCTCTCCCGGGCGCTTCACGACGCGGTCGCCCACCGCGAGCGACTTCCACAGCCGGCGGCCGATCCGGAACCTCGTCGTGGCACCGTCGGCGAGGCGGATCTCGGCGACGTGGTACAGGTTCGAGCCGTCGAGCAGGCCCCGGGACTTGTCGGTGACGACGCCCTCCCAGGCGTCGTTCTGCCCGATTTTGTGTGATGTGACCATGAACCGGAGTCTAGGGGCGTGGGCGTGCGGCGGTGCAGTGCCGGGCGGCACCTCTTGCGGATGACACCTGTCATACGGCTCGTGCGGCTTGAGCGGCTCATACGGCTCGTGCGGCTCGTGCGGTCGGGGGCGCCGGTGCTCCTCCCCGGCGCGAGGGGACGGCCCGGGTGCTCAGCCGTGGGCGGTGGCGGCGATCCCGGCGAGGACGAGGTCGATGCCGGCCAGGTACTGCGCCCGGTCGTCGTGCTCGCGCAGGTGCGGGGCGACCTTGTGCGCGAAGGGGAAGCGGGCCGGGTCGCGCTCGGTCCAGCGGGCGGCGACGTCGGACAGGAAGGACGCGCGGTCGGGGTAGCCGCGGGCGGCGAGCCGGGCCGCCGCCGCGTGCTGCCCGGCCAGCCCGAGGACGTAGTTGAGCAGCGCGGACGCCGCGTCGAACTGCGCCCGCTCGGGAACGCCCAGCGGCTGGAGCTGCCCGCCGAAGCCCTCGAAGATCCGGAGCGTCGCGGACTCCCAGGGCTCCCGCGAGAGCTGGGCGCCGATCCAGGGGTGCGCCTCGATCGCGTCGTACAGGGCGAGCGCGATCGCGCGGACCGCCTCCCGGGGCGGCCGGTCCTCGGCCACCCAGGCCAGCGCCCGCGCGACCACGTCGTCGGTCGCCGTGCTGAGCAGCTCGTGCTTGTCGGCGACGTGCCAGTAGATCGCCCCGCTGCCGGTCGACAGACGGGCGGCGAGCGCGCGGAAGGTCAGGGCGGCCTCGCCCTCGCCGTCCAGGATCTCCACGGCGGCCGTGACGATCCGCTCCTTCGACAGCGCGTCGGCGCGCCGCTCACCGCGCTGGGGCCTGCTGCTCATGGCTCCAGTCTGGCACGGGTGGAACGCTGATCCACCCGCGCGGGGCCGGCCCGCGGACGGTCAGGGCCGCGTCTCCTCCGCGAAGTACAGGAACGCGCCCAGCCCGTGGAAGTCGTTCGTCGCCTGCGGCCGGTCGATGTAGTAGGAGTAGTCGGCGACGTTGGTGCCCACGGAGATCCCGGTCAGGTACGTCAGCCCGTCGTCGTGCAGCCAGATCCGGTTCAGCTCCCCGCGCACGCCCGCGGTCACCGTGGACCCGTACGCGGCGGCGGACACGTAGCCGCGCTTGACCGCGGTGTCGACGGTCTGCGTGAACATCGCCGAGCACGACGTCTCGGTCCAGTTGCCGGCGCTGTCGCCCTTGTCGACGACCTGGAACCACCGGCCGGTGGACGGGTCCTGGTAGGCGGCCATGCCCCGGACCAGATTCCGTACGATCGAGACGAGTTGGGCCCGGCGCGGGTGGTCGGCGGGGATCAGGTCGAGGATCTCGGTGGCGGCGATGCCGTACCAACCCACCGCGCGGCACCAGTATTCGGGGGCGAGCCCGGTCGACGGGTCGGCCCAGGAAGCCGACCGGGACGCGTCGTAGGCGTGCCGCATCAGGCCGTTCGGCTGCTGCAGATGGCTCGCGTACACCACCAGTTGCTCGGTCGCGATGTCGAAGGACCGTGCGCTGTCGCCGATGTATTTGCCGTACTGCGCCATGAACGGGTCGGCCATGAACGTGCCGTCGGACCACAGCTGGTTCGCCCGGTCGGCGCTGTCGCCGTGCCAGAACCCGCCGTCGGGGGTGGTCGGGTAGCCGCCGGAGGGGATCAGCCGGTCGTGGATCTGCTGGGCGGCCAGGCGGTACTTGACCTGCCCGGTCTCCCGGTACAGCGCGATCATCACCTGGCCGGGCATCATGCTGTCCAGGGTGTCGAAGGCGATGCTGATGTGCCCGGAGGAGTCGACGAAGCGGTCCGCCCACGCCTGGATGTACGCGATCAGCGCCGCCCGCCGCACCGGGTCGGTGGTGCGCTGCGCGACCTGGTACTGGCCCATCAGATACAGGGCGACGGGGTAGCTCCAGCCGCCGATGGTCGCCGGGGTGTAGCGCCGCATGGTCGAGTCGACCATCGCGTCGGACCAGTCCGTGCCCGGGAGGTCGGCGACGGTCAGCGCGTCGAGGTTGGGCAGGCCGCCGGTGTTCGTGCTGGTCACGCGGATGTGATGGACGCCCGCGCCCAGCGTCACGGCGATCCGCGCGTCGGCCCAGTGGTCCCAGGCCGCGGTCG from Actinacidiphila sp. DG2A-62 includes:
- a CDS encoding glycoside hydrolase family 88 protein is translated as MRTRTVATLVSVLVATCSATLSSAQASSSAPVPARASAQAPPPATSHAPAGDTAYQPAFSSVYQAESATVFHGTVDFDHPGFTGAGFVNSTNETGAYVDFTVTAPSAGAATLDLRYANGTTADRPGSVTVDAKAAATPGFAPTAAWDHWADARIAVTLGAGVHHIRVTSTNTGGLPNLDALTVADLPGTDWSDAMVDSTMRRYTPATIGGWSYPVALYLMGQYQVAQRTTDPVRRAALIAYIQAWADRFVDSSGHISIAFDTLDSMMPGQVMIALYRETGQVKYRLAAQQIHDRLIPSGGYPTTPDGGFWHGDSADRANQLWSDGTFMADPFMAQYGKYIGDSARSFDIATEQLVVYASHLQQPNGLMRHAYDASRSASWADPSTGLAPEYWCRAVGWYGIAATEILDLIPADHPRRAQLVSIVRNLVRGMAAYQDPSTGRWFQVVDKGDSAGNWTETSCSAMFTQTVDTAVKRGYVSAAAYGSTVTAGVRGELNRIWLHDDGLTYLTGISVGTNVADYSYYIDRPQATNDFHGLGAFLYFAEETRP
- a CDS encoding DUF7489 domain-containing protein, with amino-acid sequence MVTSHKIGQNDAWEGVVTDKSRGLLDGSNLYHVAEIRLADGATTRFRIGRRLWKSLAVGDRVVKRPGEDPVRG
- a CDS encoding sensor histidine kinase, producing the protein MIVAGLRGRLQWTRSSVRLRILAGLAILLVAGLTAGAVASALLLDDFLDSRSTQTLRDSAARVRAVLARGPQTADGDQVSALLGPPLGSIAVDGRDRVLLSTGSADLAPRGLVRVTAAVPAGRVVHYENGEGLDDLDAVRIPSPGLALRRDGEPTVRPAALILTVDTSVDDATVHRLVVRQLSIVAAALVLLLALAVLVLRLGMRPLAKMADTADAIAQGHLSERLPVRGNRSETDQLAEAVNRAFDAQARAEATVRSLAADTSHELRTPLSTISGWLDLHRQGGLTGPHLDTALGHIEDEVGRMRLLVEDLSLLARLDAGRPIGRDPLDLTALAASVVEDAQVIHPERDITLAAAGPAPVTGDAARLQQVLRNLVGNAVQHTPAGTSVHVTVAASAGEVSAEVSDDGPGIAPQDLPRVFERFWRAEASRSRAYGGSGLGLAIVEAIVHAHGGSVAVSSAVGVGTTVTVRLAARADDAPAR
- a CDS encoding TetR/AcrR family transcriptional regulator, with product MSSRPQRGERRADALSKERIVTAAVEILDGEGEAALTFRALAARLSTGSGAIYWHVADKHELLSTATDDVVARALAWVAEDRPPREAVRAIALALYDAIEAHPWIGAQLSREPWESATLRIFEGFGGQLQPLGVPERAQFDAASALLNYVLGLAGQHAAAARLAARGYPDRASFLSDVAARWTERDPARFPFAHKVAPHLREHDDRAQYLAGIDLVLAGIAATAHG
- a CDS encoding class I SAM-dependent methyltransferase, with translation MDRDIRTVEDVLELLDGLFPAPADRWTAGAADWWDGFYADRARPVPFFADRPDENLVSYLDRGLIAPARALDLGCGPGRNALYLAARGVRVDAVDLSPKAVAWARARAREAGADVRFHCGDAFAADAPVPEGPYDLVYDSGCFHHLPPHRRISYLALLDRVLAPGGHVALACFAAGAMGCELPDADLYRRATLDGGLAYTPQSLRRIFADLTEVELRRMRDEPPGSPHFGEPFLWTALFRRPPA
- a CDS encoding MMPL family transporter; its protein translation is MATLLYRLGAFGARRRRTMVIGWAVALAAVVGLGLLFSGSFQNSSSIPGSPAQTALTRMDRHWPDPDRESAQVVFQAPPGHRLSEPAYDGPLHTSLAAAAKVPGVVSVGDPAADGAVSPDGRTAVAQVDFSTPKDGDVPAATLDGLKATGAPARHAGLTALYGGDAYGPSTAPVGPTELIGVLVALAILFITFGSMTAAGMPLLTAVLGVVGSMTALMGLASVVGISDNAPTLAIMLGLAVGIDYALFIVSRHRAQLATGMPVAESVARATATAGSAVVFAGATVLIALAGLSVAGVPMLTSMGLASAGAVAMAVVTALTLLPALMALLGRRLVPRPGSRAARAGHRDRTTLGTRWVGGVLRHPLRNLVVVTAGLLLVAAPALQLKTALNDDGSNGRSTATRQAYDAVSRAFGPGANGPLIVLVEGADAASTARTAAAVEQRIAHLPGIADVSPVDTAKDGVAARIQVVPTTGPRTQATGDLVSRLGAATAPVARQDGGRVAVTGQTAVSIDVAAKLNGALLPFAVVVVGLSLLLLMVAFRSLAIPVKATAGFLLSVGAAFGATVAVFQWGWLSGPLGVPSTGPVASFAPIIVMAVLFGLAMDYEVFLVSAMREEYGRHRDTRRAILGGARNASRVVTSAALIMIAVFVSFLFGKDPDIMPIAFALAFGVLVDAFVVRMTLVPAVLALLGDRAWWLRAGWPASCPGWTSRATASRRGTGPARGPRWPAAARSGSPWHDDPPCRYRGADPAGPARGAHMNVDDLPSAGGPGRGPGPHAARGAAAGAGTGPGQDRVLVVDDDPGIRQLLVSALGFAGFAVDAVGDLTGALALVDRRPPDVIVLDVMLPGPDGFEILQLLRDRGVTVPVLFLTARDAVEDRVRGLRLGGDDYVTKPFSVVEVGARLQALLRRAKGGPAVEPDPVLRCADLEIDDPRHEVRRGGEPVDLSPTEYRLLHYLMSHQGQVLSRSQILEAVWQYDFGGDSVVVERFVSNLRRKIDQGRTPLLHTVRGVGYTLRQQAAR